In Chionomys nivalis chromosome 24, mChiNiv1.1, whole genome shotgun sequence, one genomic interval encodes:
- the LOC130866103 gene encoding small nuclear ribonucleoprotein F-like, with amino-acid sequence MSLPLNPKPFLNGVTGKPVMVKLKWGMEYKGYLVSVDGYMNMQLANTEEYIDGALSGHLGEVLIRCNNVLYIRGVKEEEEDGEMRE; translated from the coding sequence ATGAGTTTACCCCTCAATCCCAAGCCTTTTCTCAATGGAGTGACAGGAAAACCAGTGATGGTGAAACTCAAGTGGGGGATGGAATATAAAGGCTACCTGGTCTCTGTTGATGGCTACATGAACATGCAGCTTGCAAATACAGAAGAATACATAGATGGTGCGTTGTCTGGACATCTGGGTGAAGTTCTAATAAGGTGTAATAATGTCCTTTATATCCGAGGCgttaaagaggaggaggaagatggggaaatGAGAGAATAG